Proteins encoded together in one uncultured Desulfosarcina sp. window:
- a CDS encoding carboxyl transferase domain-containing protein: MGIVKDKIEDLKAREARILEMGGPKLVAKHKEKGKLTARERLNKLFDKGTFREVDMFVKHRCVNFGMEDVDIPSDGVITGHGMVDGRPVFAFAQDFTSRAGSLGEMQAKKICKVMDMALKAGVPFVGLNDSGGARIQEGVDALSGYGQIFYRNSLASGVIPQISAIMGPTAGGAVYSPAMTDYIFMVKNTSYMFITGPEVIKSVTGEEIDFESLGGAMAHNEKSGVAQFACESDEDAINQIKRLLAYLPANNMEEPPIVDTGDDPTRTDEALNEIVPDSPNQSYDMRKVIASIVDNGEFFEPFQYFATNILTAFARLNGRTIGIIANQPMVMAGCLDINASDKATRFIRFCDAFNIPLLTIADVPGYLPGSQQEWGGIIRHGAKLLWCYSEATVPKLLLVTRKDYGGSYLAMCSKDLGADYALAWPTAEIAVMGAAGAANIIHRKEIKGADDPKAKRAEKIAEYEDLFSNPYCAAERGYIDAVIEPAETRPRLIDALEVMCSKRELRPGKKHGNIPM; the protein is encoded by the coding sequence ATGGGTATTGTGAAGGACAAAATCGAGGATCTCAAGGCGCGTGAGGCGCGCATCCTTGAGATGGGCGGACCAAAGCTGGTCGCCAAGCACAAGGAAAAAGGCAAGCTGACCGCCCGGGAACGGCTGAACAAGCTGTTCGACAAGGGAACCTTTCGCGAGGTGGATATGTTCGTCAAACACCGTTGCGTGAATTTTGGCATGGAGGATGTCGACATCCCCTCCGACGGCGTCATCACCGGCCACGGCATGGTGGACGGCCGCCCGGTATTCGCCTTTGCCCAGGACTTCACCTCCCGGGCGGGCAGCCTGGGCGAAATGCAGGCCAAGAAAATCTGCAAGGTAATGGATATGGCCCTGAAAGCCGGCGTACCCTTCGTGGGCCTCAACGATTCGGGCGGCGCCCGCATCCAGGAGGGTGTGGACGCCCTGTCCGGCTACGGCCAGATTTTCTACCGCAACTCTCTGGCCTCGGGCGTGATCCCGCAGATTTCGGCCATCATGGGCCCCACAGCCGGCGGCGCGGTCTACTCGCCGGCCATGACCGACTATATTTTCATGGTCAAGAACACCAGCTACATGTTCATCACCGGCCCCGAGGTCATCAAGTCGGTCACCGGTGAGGAAATCGACTTCGAAAGCCTGGGCGGCGCCATGGCCCACAACGAGAAGAGCGGTGTGGCCCAGTTCGCCTGCGAGAGCGACGAGGACGCCATCAACCAGATCAAACGCCTGCTGGCCTATTTGCCGGCCAACAACATGGAGGAACCGCCCATCGTGGATACGGGCGACGATCCCACCCGCACGGACGAGGCCCTCAACGAAATCGTTCCGGACAGCCCCAACCAGTCTTACGACATGCGCAAAGTGATCGCTTCCATCGTGGACAACGGCGAATTCTTCGAACCCTTCCAATATTTCGCAACCAATATCCTGACGGCCTTTGCCCGGCTCAACGGCCGTACCATCGGCATCATCGCCAACCAGCCCATGGTCATGGCCGGCTGTCTGGACATCAACGCCTCGGACAAAGCCACCCGCTTTATCCGCTTCTGCGACGCTTTCAACATTCCGCTGCTCACCATCGCCGACGTGCCCGGCTATCTGCCCGGCAGCCAGCAGGAATGGGGCGGTATCATCCGCCACGGCGCCAAACTGCTGTGGTGCTACAGCGAAGCCACGGTTCCCAAACTGCTGCTGGTAACCCGCAAGGACTACGGCGGCTCATACCTGGCCATGTGCTCCAAGGACCTGGGCGCCGACTATGCCCTGGCCTGGCCCACGGCCGAGATCGCCGTCATGGGCGCTGCCGGTGCCGCCAACATCATTCACCGCAAAGAGATCAAGGGCGCCGACGATCCCAAGGCCAAGCGCGCCGAGAAGATCGCCGAATACGAGGACCTGTTTTCCAACCCATACTGCGCCGCCGAACGGGGCTATATCGATGCGGTCATCGAGCCTGCCGAAACCCGGCCCCGGCTCATCGACGCCCTGGAGGTCATGTGCAGCAAAAGAGAACTGCGACCGGGGAAAAAGCACGGCAACATCCCCATGTAG